The sequence ATATTATGAATAACTTCCAGGCCTGGAAGATTAATTTCAAGGTCATAATGCCAGTTGGCAAATTTTTCCAGATCCGGCAGGTCTTCATACATGAGGTAATGAACTTCATTTTCAATGTGTATGTTCAGCAGACCATAATCTACAAGTTCATCAAAAAAGGTGATTTCTATATTGTATATTCTTACGAGTTCTTCCCGTGATATTCTTTCACTCATAGCCTAGGAATTTTTAAGTTGTTCAAAAAGCTCT is a genomic window of Chryseobacterium nakagawai containing:
- a CDS encoding chaperone modulator CbpM; this translates as MSERISREELVRIYNIEITFFDELVDYGLLNIHIENEVHYLMYEDLPDLEKFANWHYDLEINLPGLEVIHNMLKKLDALKRRNRELMNKLSAISDQYEDI